One genomic window of Arachis stenosperma cultivar V10309 chromosome 10, arast.V10309.gnm1.PFL2, whole genome shotgun sequence includes the following:
- the LOC130956207 gene encoding autophagy-related protein 2 → MFPWNIAKSAEAMFSRWALKRVFKFFLKKKLGQFIHGDVDLDQLDVQLTQGTIQLTDLALNVDFINAKLGKTASLIVKEGSIGYLLVKMPWSGKGCEVEVNELELVVSPSTDVNSRGGDEACGSENNDNQHAKYSSTRSEHEMADDSLKSTSMDVHEGVKTIAKMIKWLLTSFHLKITNAIVAFEPYLGGVEPKSECHRTLVLRISEIQCGTSLAEDADSKVDVLGISQLTNFVKFHGAVVEFLKIDREDNELSFQPVLGAGSGETILRPKQATCPIMTGRQDGFGGNVKLSIPWNNGSLDARKLDADVYVDPVVLRFQPSTLKWLLYSWESFKNVGMTGKGSTNNNLRGSSQMNSTLSFHSADSVPIVNATNEMITDHGNLPADYTSLTRPESPTEDLLPAPHLISDWVPLSTRKNHKDGIQELDFGASVDQFFECFDGMRNSQSALGSSGMWNWTYSVFSAITAASTLASGSMHIPTEQQHVETNLRATFAGISVVLPFCDEEQEQFCDPKLDKLGRFKIDYLGATCNKIVLTLQVCPQGMTLNGTVNHAEIASFLNNGVDAKDQSALVQKLQVKVLDALPLSASYGLHSDSLIGPVATDFPFENEDFLMKVTLFRTFGITSCKFTMQSSSSDGCLTGQTSFSLILPPFIFWIIFPVINALVGLLTEIGKSLQLHDEGKGSVSNADKKCGSSLSDMEGGSGPCVTSFSSPSCLHGDISISNARVMLCFPVEGGEDHATFFSWAQFITLDFTSSPLNKGFLPDGTQASNANSKKRFSSVAAQSLQLKFCDLDAYVITSSDDSVKIISYNAQHEKFSASRILSIACKRDYYSVVSVVWQAGQVTGPWIAKKARLFAHSELRGQDDSSGGGYEFASASTVKDLEDWKSQTEEEMVLSSSFFMHVHMSKVVINVSDSQYKGIHHLLHQMLNALACPTSQETKSEKESTVSQSSVVVECDCVEILISRDTTETVRSSMQSELPGMWHQFKLKVQRFELLSVTNTGGINNAGFFRLTHGEGKLFGFITGVPDNEFLLLTCSNTSVKRGDGGGSNALSSRVSGSDIIYLSDPENFHNITSITVSCGTVIAVGGRLDWFHAISSFFKLHASNTKDVDGTTISKEESYPSYSTSFVLSLIDIALSYEPYLKNLVVESDLPNSKSSFSSQDMAEQYVACLFAASSLTLSNSTLEDSVESVFQIRVQDLGLLLRLVSELNQFSGTYSVGHLQKSGYVKVAQEALMEAILKTNCPSGLLWELELSKSHLCVETCHDTTATLIRLATQLQQLFAPDVEESLVHLQNRWDNVQQAQQQDEFYDENKDFSCESMASTTQQLASKPFSKDGSGISGLMDEICEDAFQVNDTNTRKSNSFESGMPFDGSLIEIGQKSLDEPEVLYHELNLTDSMPVIGPEGSHTSFLQEGCFPEIIESYILSDLCPLSELCVGIHSDEPSLQTLRDVEHRDIGKETGGWYGGNSFEVLENHISEESEQIGLIKASDHIMIPSNESSPHSEPCGRVVLKKIDIRWKMYGGLDWPDSGKSGQHSGRDTAILLELALSGMKFQYDAFPEGGLLVSKMSVSVQDFYLYDRGQDAPWKLVLGYYHSKGRPRESHSKAFKLDLEAVRPDPLTPLEEYRLNVAALPLLVHLHQSQLDFLVNFFGGKASSNDQCPNNFQDLEGSKSLLARSNDLEHSSIAQEALLPYFQKLDIWPILIRVDYSPKHVDLAALRHGKYVELVNLVPWKGVELNLKHVHAAGIYGWGSVCETAVGEWLVDISQSQVHKILQGLPTVRSLIAVGTGAAKLVSSPVKNYKKERRVLKGLQRGTIAFLRSLSLEAVGLGVHLAAGAHDILHQAEILASKPSPVSFPPKDKLNTDVRSNQPKDAQEGIQQAYETLSDGLGKSAAVLVQNPLKKYQRGSGAGPALAAAVRAVPAAAIAPASACASAVHYALLGFRNSLDPERKRESMEKYCPTQPWDEE, encoded by the exons ATGTTTCCTTGGAACATTGCGAAATCGGCGGAGGCCATGTTCTCGCGGTGGGCGCTGAAGAGGGTTTTCAAGTTCTTCCTGAAAAAGAAACTGGGGCAGTTCATCCATGGTGACGTCGACCTTGACCAGCTCGACGTGCAGCTCACCCAAGGCACCATTCAGCTCACAGATCTTGCTCTCAACGTCGACTTCATCAACGCCAAG CTTGGAAAGACAGCATCCTTGATAGTAAAAGAAGGATCAATTGGCTACCTGTTAGTTAAAATGCCTTGGAGTGGTAAAGGTTGTGAGGTTGAAGTGAATGAGCTTGAACTAGTGGTTTCTCCCTCCACAGATGTAAACTCACGTGGTGGAGATGAAGCTTGTGGCTCTGAAAATAATGACAATCAACATGCCAAATATAGTTCTACTAGAAGTGAGCATGAAATGGCAGATGATTCTCTGAAGTCAACTTCAATGGATGTTCATGAAGGTGTTAAAACTATTGCAAAGATGATAAAGTGGTTGCTCACCAGCTTCCATTTGAAAATAACAAATGCAATTGTTGCTTTTGAACCATATTTGGGGGGTGTAGAGCCCAAATCCGAATGTCATCGTACCTTAGTTCTTCGAATTTCTGAAATACAGTGTGGAACAAGTCTGGCTGAAGATGCTGACTCAAAAGTTGATGTTCTTGGAATAAGCCAGTTAACCAATTTTGTAAAGTTTCATGGAGCAGTAGTTGAGTTTCTCAAAATAGACCGTGAAGATAATGAGTTATCCTTTCAACCTGTTTTAGGAGCAGGAAGTGGTGAAACCATTTTGAGGCCAAAACAAGCCACATGCCCAATCATGACCGGGAGACAAGATGGATTTGGAGGGAATGTAAAATTAAGTATTCCTTGGAACAATGGTTCTTTAGATGCTCGCAAGTTGGATGCAGATGTTTATGTTGATCCCGTGGTGTTAAGATTTCAACCTAGCACACTTAAATGGCTATTGTATTCATGGGAAAGTTTTAAGAATGTGGGTATGACTGGCAAAGGTAGCACAAATAACAATTTAAGAGGATCTTCTCAAATGAATTCAACTTTGTCATTCCATTCAGCAGATTCTGTTCCTATTGTGAATGCCACCAATGAAATGATAACTGATCATGGTAATCTGCCAGCTGATTACACTTCTTTGACTCGACCAGAATCCCCAACTGAAGATTTGCTTCCTGCGCCTCATCTTATATCAGATTGGGTGCCACTTTCTACTCGTAAAAATCATAAAGATGGTATTCAAGAACTTGACTTTGGAGCAAG TGTGGACCAATTTTTTGAATGTTTTGATGGAATGAGAAATTCTCAATCAGCTTTAGGGAGCAGTGGAATGTGGAATTGGACATATTCTGTTTTTAGTGCCATTACTGCTGCATCCACCCTGGCTTCTGGATCCATGCATATTCCAACTG AACAGCAACATGTGGAGACCAATCTCAGGGCAACTTTTGCTGGAATATCTGTTGTTTTGCCCTTCTGTGATGAAGAACAGGAACAATTTTGTGACCCTAAACTTGATAAACTGGGAAGATTTAAGATTGACTACCTTGGTGCAACATGCAATAAAATTGTTCTTACTTTGCAG GTATGTCCTCAAGGTATGACTCTTAATGGAACAGTGAACCATGCAGAGATTGCTAGTTTCTTGAACAATGGAGTTGATGCAAAAGATCAAAGTGCTTTGGTTCAAAAACTACAAGTTAAGGTTCTCGATGCTCTTCCTCTGTCTGCATCATATGGTCTACATTCAGATTCACTGATTGGGCCAGTTGCAACAGATTTTCCATTTGAAAATGAGGATTTCTTAATGAAAGTTACATTGTTTAGAACATTTGGTATCACCAGTTGCAAGTTTACTATGCAATCAAGTTCATCAGATGGTTGTCTGACTGGGCAGACATCATTCTCGTTGATCCTGCCCCCATTTATTTTCTGGATAATCTTTCCTGTAATAAATGCACTAGTTGGCCTGCTAACGGAAATTGGGAAATCTCTTCAATTGCATGATGAGGGAAAGGGAAGTGTGTCTAATGCAGATAAGAAGTGTGGATCATCTCTGAGTGACATGGAAGGAGGTTCTGGTCCTTGTGTCACATCCTTCTCCTCACCAAGCTGTTTGCATGGCGATATATCTATTTCTAATGCAAGGGTAATGCTTTGTTTCCCTGTTGAAGGAGGCGAAGATCATGCAACATTCTTTTCGTGGGCACAGTTTATTACTCTTGATTTTACTTCATCGCCTTTGAACAAGGGCTTCCTTCCAGATGGTACTCAAGCCTCAAatgcaaattcaaagaaaaGATTTTCTTCGGTAGCTGCACAATCTCTTCAgttgaaattttgtgatttaGATGCTTACGTGATCACATCAAGTGATGACAGTGTTAAAATCATCTCCTATAATGCGCAGCATGAGAAATTTTCTGCTAGTCGGATTCTTTCTATTGCATGCAAAAGAGATTATTACTCTGTTGTTAGTGTAGTTTGGCAGGCTGGTCAAGTAACTGGGCCTTGGATTGCAAAGAAAGCTAGGTTATTTGCTCATTCAGAGCTAAGGGGTCAAGATGATAGTTCAGGAGGAGGGTATGAGTTCGCATCTGCATCAACAGTGAAGGACCTGGAAGATTGGAAATCTCAAACTGAAGAAGAGATGGTTCTAAGCTCATCATTTTTCATGCATGTTCATATGTCAAAGGTTGTGATTAATGTGAGCGATTCCCAATATAAAGGCATACATCACTTGTTACACCAGATGCTAAATGCTTTGGCATGTCCAACTTCTCAGGAAACTAAAAGTGAGAAAGAATCTACTGTCTCACAATCATCAGTGGTTGTGGAATGTGATTGTGTAGAAATTCTTATTAGTAGGGACACAACTGAGACTGTCAGAAGTTCTATGCAGAGTGAGCTTCCTGGAATGTGGCATCAATTCAAGCTGAAGGTTCAAAGGTTTGAATTACTATCCGTCACTAATACTGGGGGTATCAACAATGCTGGTTTCTTCCGGTTAACTCATGGAGAAGGCAAGTTATTTGGGTTTATCACTGGAGTTCCTGATAATGAGTTTCTCCTGCTTACTTGTAGCAATACCTCCGTTAAGCGAGGTGATGGAGGTGGTTCTAATGCATTATCTTCTAGGGTTTCTGGTTCTGATATTATCTATCTGTCTGATCCTGAGAATTTCCATAATATTACATCTATAACGGTCAGTTGTGGCACTGTAATTGCAGTCGGTGGTCGTTTGGATTGGTTTCATGCAATATCATCTTTTTTTAAGTTGCATGCTTCTAATACCAAAGATGTAGATGGTACCACTATTTCGAAAGAGGAATCATATCCTTCTTACTCAACTTCTTTTGTTCTTAGCTTGATTGATATTGCATTGAGCTATGAGCCTTATTTGAAGAATCTGGTGGTTGAGAGTGACCTTCCCAATTCAAAGTCTAGCTTTTCTTCACAAGATATGGCTGAACAATATGTTGCTTGTCTATTTGCTGCCTCCTCCTTGACTCTTTCAAATTCAACATTGGAAGATTCAGTAGAAAGTGTGTTTCAAATTAGAGTGCAAGACCTGGGGCTTTTGCTTCGTTTAGTGTCTGAGCTGAATCAATTCTCTGGCACTTATAGTGTTGGGCATCTTCAGAAAAGTGGTTATGTTAAAGTTGCTCAGGAAGCTTTAATGGAGGCAATTCTGAAAACCAACTGTCCTAGTGGTCTTCTATGGGAACTTGAATTATCTAAATCTCACCTTTGTGTGGAAACTTGCCACGACACAACAGCTACTTTGATTCGTTTGGCCACTCAACTTCAACAGTTATTTGCCCCTGATGTGGAGGAATCTCTTGTTCATTTGCAGAATAGGTGGGATAATGTTCAACAGGCACAGCAACAggatgaattttatgatgaaaatAAGGATTTTAGCTGTGAGTCTATGGCTTCAACTACTCAACAGCTTGCTTCAAAACCATTTTCAAAAGATGGATCTGGTATATCAGGCCTGATGGATGAAATATGCGAAGATGCATTTCAAGTAAATGACACCAATACACGGAAATCTAATTCCTTTGAATCAGGAATGCCATTTGATGGAAGCTTGATTGAGATTGGTCAGAAGAGTCTAGATGAGCCTGAGGTTCTCTATCATGAGTTAAATTTGACCGACTCCATGCCTGTAATAGGCCCAGAAGGTAGTCATACTTCATTTCTTCAGGAGGGTTGCTTTCCAGAGATTATAGAAAGCTATATTTTGTCAGACTTATGCCCTCTGTCAGAGTTGTGCGTAGGTATACATTCTGATGAGCCTTCTCTTCAAACATTGAGGGATGTAGAACATAGAGATATTGGTAAAGAAACTGGTGGATGGTATGGAGGCAACTCTTTTGAAGTACTAGAAAATCACATTTCAGAGGAAAGTGAACAAATTGGATTGATAAAGGCTTCAGATcatatcatgattccatccaaTGAAAGTTCACCACACAGTGAGCCTTGTGGCCGTGTGgttcttaaaaaaattgatataagaTGGAAAATGTATGGGGGCTTGGACTGGCCTGATTCAGGAAAAAGTGGACAGCATTCTGGCAGAGATACAGCTATTTTGTTGGAATTGGCATTGTCTGGCATGAAATTTCAGTATGATGCATTTCCCGAAGGTGGATTACTTGTATCTAAGATGTCTGTGTCTGTTCAAGATTTTTATCTGTATGACAGAGGCCAAGATGCACCTTGGAAACtg GTGCTAGGATATTATCACTCAAAAGGCCGTCCTCGGGAATCTCATTCAAAAGCATTTAAGTTGGACTTGGAGGCAGTGAGACCAGATCCTCTAACTCCCCTTGAGGAGTATAG GTTAAATGTTGCTGCTCTGCCTTTACTGGTGCATCTACATCAATCCCAGCTTgattttcttgttaatttctttggGGGAAAAGCCTCCTCAAATGATCAGTGTCCTAATAATTTCCAAGATTTGGAGGGTTCAAAATCTTTGCTAGCGAGAAGTAATGATCTCGAACACTCTTCAATTGCTCAGGAGGCACTGCTTCCTTATTTTCAG AAGCTAGATATATGGCCTATTCTTATTCGAGTTGATTATAGTCCCAAGCACGTAGATCTAGCAGCATTAAGACATGGAAAATATGTAGAACTTGTAAATCTTGTCCCTTGGAAG GGGGTTGAGCTAAACCTGAAACATGTTCATGCTGCTGGCATCTATGGTTGGGGCAGTGTTTGCGAAACAGCTGTTGGAGAGTGGTTGGTAGATATATCACAGAGTCAG GTTCATAAAATACTGCAAGGGCTTCCTACTGTACGCTCATTAATTGCTGTTGGTACTGGTGCTGCTAAGCTGGTTTCATCTCCAGTTAAAAACTATAAGAAGGAGCGGAGAGTGCTCAAGGGATTGCAGAGAG GTACCATTGCGTTTCTTCGAAGCCTTTCTCTTGAAGCTGTTGGGCTTGGAGTTCATTTAGCTGCTGGAGCCCATGACATTCTGCACCAAGCAGAAATCCTTGCAAGCAAACCTTCTCCAGTTTCTTTCCCTCCGAAAGATAAATTGAACACGGATGTTCGATCTAATCAACCTAAAGATGCCCAAGAGGGAATTCAACAG GCTTACGAGACCCTCAGTGATGGCTTGGGAAAATCTGCTGCTGTGTTGGTTCAGAACCCCTTGAAAAAATACCAACGTGGCTCTGGTGCAGGACCCGCATTGGCAGCTGCAGTTCGAGCAGTTCCTGCAGCCGCCATAGCTCCTGCTTCTGCTTGTGCCAGTGCAGTACACTATGCTCTTCTTGGATTCAGAAATAG CCTTGATCCCGAACGTAAACGAGAGTCCATGGAGAAGTATTGTCCGACACAACCATGGGATGAAGAATGA